The stretch of DNA CAAAAGCACGCCGCGGGTCACTGGGTTTGTCGGTGGTTCTGTGGGGCGCCCACATCCGCTGAGTGAGGCGGAAACCGACGCCATTATGGACCGCATCAAGGAAGGCGTTGAGAAGCCGCGTCCGAAATTTAGCTTTGATGCGGGTGAACAAGTGCGCGTTGTAGACGGTCCGTTCAAGGATTTTAGTGGCGTTGTCGAAGAGGTTAATTTCGAAAAGAGCAAGCTGCGGGTTTCGGTGACCATTTTTGGTCGCTCTACACCTGTGGAATTGGATTTTGGTCAAGTCGAAAAGGCCTGATCGTCTTCAACAGAGGGAGCCTGACGGCGTTCGCACCTCGCAGGAGTTAAGTTAATGGCAAAGAAAATAACCGGATATATCAAGCTGCAGGTGAAGGCCACTCAAGCCAATCCAAGCCCGCCTATTGGTCCTGCCTTGGGTCAGCGTGGATTAAACATCATGGAGTTTTGTAAGGCGTTTAATGCTCAAACACAGGGCGTTGAGCCTGGTTTGCCGTTACCGGTGGTGATCACTGTTTTTGCAGACAAAAGCTTCACTTTTGAAGTAAAGACACCACCGGCCGCTGTATTGTTGATGAAAGCGGCGGGTTTGCCAAAGGGGAGCGGGCGCCCCAATACGGTGAAGGTGGGTAA from Acidithiobacillus sp. encodes:
- the nusG gene encoding transcription termination/antitermination protein NusG, producing the protein MSMRWYVVHAFSGFEKKVQGEIRERANREGLADKFGEILVPVEEVVEMRNGQKTNSQRMFYPGYVLVQMEMDDVTWHLVKSTPRVTGFVGGSVGRPHPLSEAETDAIMDRIKEGVEKPRPKFSFDAGEQVRVVDGPFKDFSGVVEEVNFEKSKLRVSVTIFGRSTPVELDFGQVEKA
- the rplK gene encoding 50S ribosomal protein L11 — translated: MAKKITGYIKLQVKATQANPSPPIGPALGQRGLNIMEFCKAFNAQTQGVEPGLPLPVVITVFADKSFTFEVKTPPAAVLLMKAAGLPKGSGRPNTVKVGKVTEAQVEEIAKTKMPDLNTQNIESAKRSVRGTARSMGLTVEG